A portion of the Pomacea canaliculata isolate SZHN2017 linkage group LG13, ASM307304v1, whole genome shotgun sequence genome contains these proteins:
- the LOC112554458 gene encoding 15-hydroxyprostaglandin dehydrogenase [NAD(+)]-like, translating to MEIAGKGVFLTGGARGIGRKIIEALLANGARVLFCDIDESVGRETESELRKQYGDDRVIFQQCDVTKADQLKATFDMAVSNFGAVDVCCNNAGIMDESVPEKMIAINTTAQIRGSQLALEHMRRDRGGRGGVIVSTVSMGGLISSCVAPVYVASKHAMIGYMQSMAFSVYQKEQGVRWISLCPFGVNTNFISPKEEQVIDKDVFLATLDVFGVIELEDVAGAFMRLLQNENNNGAIMEVSPQFKAGRYLKRMLVDEDGISDPVPADKPLILEELAAAKLGKAT from the exons ATGGAGATCGCCGGCAAAGGAGTTTTTCTCACTGGAGGTGCCAGGGGCATCGGCAGAAAAATCATAGAAGCTCTGCTTGCCAACGGGGCGAGG GTCCTCTTTTGTGACATCGACGAGTCAGTAGGTCGAGAGACGGAGTCAGAGCTGAGGAAACAGTATGGCGACGACAGGGTCATCTTTCagcagtgtgacgtcactaaggCTGACCAGTTGAAAG CTACATTTGATATGGCTGTCTCGAACTTCGGGGCTGTGGATGTCTGCTGCAACAATGCGGGCATCATGGACGAGAGTGTGCCGGAGAAGATGATCGCCATCAACACT ACTGCTCAGATTCGAGGAAGTCAGTTGGCCCTGGAACACATGAGGCGTGACCGCGGAGGTCGTGGTGGTGTCATTGTCAGCACTGTGTCGATGGGAG GTCTGATAAGCTCTTGTGTCGCCCCAGTTTATGTTGCCAGCAAACATGCAATGATCGGTTACATGCAAAGCATGGCG TTCAGTGTTTACCAGAAAGAACAGGGTGTCCGATGGATTAGCCTCTGTCCCTTTGGTGTCAACACAAACTTCATTTCGCCGAAAGAAGAACAAGTTATTGACAAAGATGTATTTCTGGCCACACTTGATGTTTTCGGCGTGATTGA ACTGGAAGATGTGGCTGGAGCCTTTATGCGGCTTCTCcagaatgaaaacaacaacGGCGCCATTATGGAAGTATCTCCACAGTTCAAGGCAGGGCGATATCTAAAGAGAATGCTTGTGGATGAGGATGGCATTTCTGACCCAGTCCCTGCCGACAAACCTTTGATTCTTGAGGAATTGGCTGCTGCCAAACTTGGCAAAGCCACTTAG